The following are encoded together in the Daucus carota subsp. sativus chromosome 5, DH1 v3.0, whole genome shotgun sequence genome:
- the LOC108223756 gene encoding allene oxide synthase 1, chloroplastic, producing the protein MASISYTTSFTSPQLPYHTPSKPHTFRTLRVSASVSESEKPPLYAAAKPESVTLPVKKVPGGYGLPIIGPITDRLDYFYNQGKEEYFKSRVQKYQSTVFRTNMPPGPFIAKNPNVVVLLDGKSFPVLFDVSKVEKKNLFTGTFMPSTELTGGYRILSYLDPSEPSHEKLKNLLFFQLRSRASKVIPEFQSSYGELFEKLEAEIEKTGKSSFSEANDQAAFNFLARSLHGVDPTSAKLGSDGPKLVSKWVLFNLHPLLVLGLPKLLEELLIHTFSLPPALVKKDYARLYEFFYESSGFLLDEAEKNGISREEACHNFVFSTCFNSFGGMKFLFPNMMKSIGRAGAKIHTKLATEIRSVIRSNGGKIMMGAMEQMPLMKSVVYECLRIDPPVASQYGRAKRDLIIESHDAAFEVKEGEMIFGYQPFATRDPKIFDRPDEFVPDRFVGEGEQLLKHVLWSNGPENESPTVANKQCAGKDFVVLAARLLVVELFMRYDSFEIDVAKVPIGVSVTVTSLKRASF; encoded by the coding sequence ATGGCATCAATCTCTTACACTACCTCATTCACTTCTCCCCAACTCCCATACCACACACCTTCCAAACCACACACTTTTCGTACTCTCCGTGTCTCCGCATCCGTATCTGAATCCGAAAAACCTCCGCTCTATGCAGCAGCCAAACCCGAGTCCGTGACCCTCCCGGTCAAAAAAGTCCCGGGAGGGTACGGGCTCCCGATAATCGGCCCAATTACCGACCGACTGGATTATTTTTACAACCAAGGCAAGGAGGAGTATTTTAAGTCCCGAGTCCAAAAATACCAGTCAACTGTTTTTAGAACCAACATGCCACCCGGACCTTTCATTGCGAAGAATCCTAACGTCGTCGTCTTGCTCGACGGCAAGAGCTTCCCGGTGCTTTTCGACGTCTCGAAAGtcgaaaagaaaaatctcttCACCGGGACGTTCATGCCGTCCACTGAGCTAACAGGCGGATATCGAATACTTTCGTATCTGGATCCGTCAGAACCGAGCCACGAGAAGCTCAAGAACCTTCTGTTCTTTCAGCTGCGATCACGAGCTAGTAAAGTGATCCCTGAATTTCAATCCAGTTATGGAGAATTATTCGAGAAACTCGAAGCTGAGATAGAAAAAACGGGGAAATCTAGCTTCTCTGAGGCCAATGATCAGGCCGCGTTTAATTTTTTAGCGAGATCATTGCACGGTGTTGACCCGACTTCCGCCAAACTAGGCTCTGATGGTCCGAAACTCGTAAGCAAATGGGTTTTGTTCAATCTTCACCCGTTGTTAGTACTCGGGCTCCCGAAATTATTGGAAGAATTATTGATTCACACATTTTCGCTTCCACCTGCGCTGGTGAAAAAGGATTATGCTAGGCTCTACGAGTTTTTTTACGAGTCTTCGGGTTTTTTACTCGACGAGGCGGAAAAAAATGGGATTTCGAGGGAGGAGGCGTGTCATAATTTTGTGTTTTCGACGTGTTTTAATTCTTTCGGGGGAATGAAGTTTTTGTTTCCTAATATGATGAAGTCAATTGGCCGTGCGGGTGCGAAGATCCACACGAAGCTGGCCACCGAGATCCGATCTGTGATCAGATCTAACGGTGGGAAAATAATGATGGGAGCAATGGAACAGATGCCGTTGATGAAGTCGGTTGTGTATGAATGTCTTAGGATTGACCCGCCCGTGGCCTCGCAGTACGGGCGGGCCAAGCGTGATCTGATCATCGAGTCTCATGACGCGGCCTTTGAGGTGAAAGAAGGGGAAATGATCTTCGGGTACCAGCCTTTCGCGACTAGGGACCCGAAGATCTTTGACAGGCCTGATGAATTTGTGCCTGATCGGTTTGTTGGGGAAGGGGAACAACTGCTCAAACATGTTTTATGGTCTAATGGACCGGAGAATGAGAGTCCTACAGTTGCGAATAAGCAATGTGCTGGTAAAGATTTCGTGGTCTTGGCCGCGAGGTTATTGGTTGTGGAGCTGTTTATGAGGTACGATTCGTTCGAGATCGATGTGGCTAAAGTTCCCATTGGAGTTTCTGTTACTGTGACTTCTCTGAAGAGGGCTAGTTTCTGA